AGGTCTTCAAGACGCCTGGCTGACCCCCGCGCCGTTTTCTAAGAATGTAAAAACTTCCGTATTAATCTCGGCCTACGAGCAAATCTCTTTTTTAGAGAAGCTCTGGAACCAGCAGCTTCCTGTCTCTGAGCATGCGATGAAAACCACCAAAGAGATCCTCTTATTAGAAACTTCCCCCTCGGGAGCAAAGCTCTATGGCAAGACAGGGTCCGGATACGTCGATTTTAAGCAAAATAAGAGACTTGGTTGGTTTATTGCCGTTGTGGAAAAAGGTTCCGAAAGATATTTAGGCGTTGTTACTTACAATGATCTTGATCCGCAAAAAGAGCCTGCTTTTGCCAGCGGACCGGCGAAAAAGATTCTCAAGGAGATTCTTGCAGAGAAAGGCCTCTTCTAGTACAAACTGACGCACTATGATTAGTACGTCCAATGTCAGCCTTAGATTCGGTGGAAAAAAACTTTTTGAAGACGTGAATGTCAAATTCACGCCCGGCAATTGTTATGGCCTTATTGGCGCCAACGGTGCCGGAAAATCCACTTTCCTCAAAGTTCTTTCCAAAGAAATCGAGCCGAACACGGGCGAAGTCCACATCGCCGCTGACTTGCGTCTTTCGATCTTGAAACAAGATCACTACGCTTACGATAACTTTACGGTTCTAAAGACCGTGCTCATGGGAAATTCAAAGCTCTACAAAGTCATGGAGGAAAAAGACGCTCTTTATGCCAAGGCGGATTTTTCCGAAGCAGATGGCGTGCGCGCTTCTGAACTCGAAACAGAGTTTGCGGAATTAAACGGCTGGGAAGCGGAATCCGAAGCGGGCGTCATGCTGGCGGGCTTAGGCATTCACGAAGATGCCCACCAAAAACTAATGAAAGAAATGAACGCCGGCGAAAAAGTAAAAGTTCTTTTGGCACAAGCCTTGTTTGGCAAGCCCGACATTCTTTTGCTCGACGAGCCGACGAATCACTTGGATATCTACGCTATTCAGTGGCTTGAAGAGTTTCTGTTCAACTTTGAAAACACCGTCATCGTTATTTCGCATGACCGTCACTTCTTGAACAAGGTGTGCACGCACATCGCAGACATCGACTATGGCAAGGTCACGACTTACACTGGTAACTACGATTTCTGGAGAGAAGCTAGCGAACTCAAGCAACGCCTCTTGAGTGATCAGAACAAGAAAAGCGCTGAAAAAGCGGAAGAACTTAAAAGCTTCATCGCCCGCTTTAGCGCGAATGCTTCAAAGTCTCGCCAGGCCTCCTCACGCCAAAAACAACTTGAGAAGCTTGAGTTCAATGACCTTCCCGCTTCATCACGACGTCAACCCTTCATTGGTTTTGATATCAAACGTGAGTTAGGTAATGACGTCTTGACCGTTCAAGGTCTGACGAAAACTTTCGAAGGCGAGACGTTGCTCAAGAACGTTAACTTTACTCTCAAAAAAGGCGACAAGGTTGTTCTTTTGGGTAAGAACGACTTGGCGAAAACACTTCTTCTGGAAATCATCGCAGGGGAAATGAACGCGGATGCGGGCTCATACACCTGGGGAATCACGACAAATCGCAGTTACTTTCCAACGGACAACTCAAAATACTTCCAAGGCGAAGAAGCGACTTTGGTCGACTGGCTTCGTCAATACTCTGAAGATAAGGACGAATCTTTCTTACGTGGCTTCTTAGGGAAAATGTTATTCAGCGGAAACGACGCTCTGAAACAGCCGAATGTGCTTTCTGGAGGCGAAAAGGTTCGCTGCATGTTCTCTAAAATGATGTTGTCTGGTGCGAATATTTTGATTCTCGACGGACCAACGAATCACTTGGATTTGGAAAGCATCACAGCGGTGAACGAAGGGCTTAAACGCTTTAAAGGCACGGTGATCTTTACATCTCACGACCACGAGTTGATTCAGACTGTGGCAAACCGTGTGATCGAGCTCGAAGGTGGCGTGGTCTATGACAACCACATCACCTACGAGGAATATCTGGCTTTAAAGAAATAATTTACTGGCAGTAGCTCGCGACAGGAATGAGCAACTTCTTTGCGGCCTTCTTACAGGTAGGTCGCAAATCACCCAACGCCTTCGCATCCGCCGTTTGTGACTGCTCATTGAAAGCATCCGTATCCGCTTCCTTAACAACGACAGAAATATTCTTTCCATCCGCTGTTAGTTTTGCTGAGTGTGGTTTCACATCGCAAACAGCTTCAGAATCCACCACCTCAAGTTTTTGCCACTGTGGAGCTTCTTTGGCACAACTGACCTTCAATTCGATTGTGTATGGCAGACCCAATCTTTCTTCCACTTTACGCATGGAAACCAAAGCCTGGCCTTTACCGTCATTCAGCGTGATTGTCTTTTCTCCGACAAGATCCGTCGCCGCGAAAGAAAAAGATCCAAATAAAAATGTCGATACAAGTGTTAAATTTCTAAATGTAGATTTCATATTCATTACCCCGCGCATGTTGGAAAAGAAAGATGGATATGGTCGTTATGCAGACTGTTTCCGCCTAGAGCCGAACCAGGAATTCCGATGGATCCTGAATACTCTCTTTGGCCGGGCCGGCACTTCGATGGCATCGTGTCTTTCCAACACTGTCTAAAAGAGTTGTAGAACTTGACCGTGTTACCTTTAAAGTCTTTGACGTTCGTGCTGATTTGCACGGATTTCCCGTCACGGTCATAAACGACGAACTTCACGATATCGATCGCTCTAGCCAAAGCATGCATACTTAAACTGGAAGAGTTTCGTGCATTTCTATTCACGTATGTTCCCCAGTGCGTAAGAAAAACGCGGTCTGGTTGTTTCATATCTGCCGCTCTCGCTGCGACTTCCACGCATCCAAAGAAGTGCTTGTTCAAATGAACAGCGAATGCCGGGTGCAAAGTCCCGTTACCGCACTTCGTGGTGCTTCCGTATCCGCCCATGACCATAGCATTTTTATCGCAGCCATTCCATGTTTGCCCTGGCCCATGTGCTAGCTGCGCGATTTTTGGCAACATAGAGAAATGGATGCTTGGATCGGCGGGATCCGTGGGTACAGGACTTGGTGTCGGAGTTGTCGTCCCTGGTGAGGGCGTCTCAGTATCTGGAATCCCTTGCGAAGTGTCGGGCTCTCCTGAGGCCCAATCACCGTCTCCGCTGGCATTCGCACAACTAATAAGAGTCGACATGGAAACAAGAACAACGGCAGAGGCCAACATCTTTGTCAGTTTTGAAAAGTGAGTATTGTTACCTTTTAAAAAATTGTGTGGTGTAAAGTTGTTTTTTGTCATTGCCCGAGTCTTAGGTAACACGGCTGTAATTGAAAAGACCTATAGACCAGTTTCTAGACCATATATGGACCAAGAGATAAAAATTTATTTTACGTAAGAACCGCTCTGGTAGCGGATTTCCGAGAATCTTATTTTTTGCAGTCGAGCGACGTTCGCACGATCCGGTGAGCATTAACACTCTATCTTAAGACAAATTTCATCTGTGTTTGCGCAGATTCGTCTCCGCGTCTGATGGTGCGCAGTAAAATGAAGCCAGAAAATCGCTTCTAACAAATGAGGTGTGACATGAAAAACGTACAGCAAATAGCATCTCTCGCTCTCTCTCTCCTTTTGGTCATTTCAAATCCTGTGGCCGCACAACCGGTGAAAGGACAACCGGCACAGAAAGACGCCAACACCACTAACATGATTGAAGAACTCAATCCCTTCGATCCGAATGTCGAAGAGATCCTAGAGTACTACGATAGAATTTACGAAGAAGAGACTGGTAAGTCCGCGCATCTTGAAGATCTCGATGTGAACGACATCATCGGTCTTGCAAGTTGCTATCGAAGTTCATGCAACGTGTGGGCGCAAGTCGTGAAGTCATCACAAAGAATGTATCTTTACGTGAATGGCTCCCTTCGTGGTTCATGGGCTGTCTCGACAGGGATTTCAGGATACGGCACTCCAAATTTTGACAGACATCCCAATGGACGTATCTATGACCGATACACTTCATCGAAGTTTCCCGGTGGTGATTACAACGGTTTAGGCAACATGCCTTATGCTGTTTTTATCACAGGTGGTTTCGCGCTTCACGGAACTCCTCGGGGCAACTGGCCGAAGTTAGGTCAACGGGCATCGCACGGTTGTATCCGTATGCATCCTGACAATGCTTACATGTTCAATCGTCTTGTCCGACAATACGGCAAAACCAATGTGTGGATCACGGTTCAATAACTCCACAAAGCGAGAGAGTGTGGAAGCAATTATCCCTGAGAAAAATCAGGGATAATTGCTTTTGAAGGATCGCGTCTTTCAGGGAAGATACAGAAGCATGGAACAATCTAATGGTTTTGTTGTCTGTCACGTGTGCTCTCGCCATATTCCCATAGAAAATGGAAAAGATAATTCCGTGGTCTGCGACCGTTGTGGCGCGCGCAATCGTATCAAGCCGAAGACAACCCAGTTAACTCTTGCATACTCACTGACCGCTTTAATTCTGTATCTCCCCGCAAACGTTTTCCCTTTTATGACGATTGAACTTTATGGCAACAGAAATACTTCGACGATTTGGACCGGCATTGTCGCTTTGATGGATACGGGCTATTGGCCCATTGCCGTGATTGTGTTCTTGGCCAGTCTGGTGATTCCTTTCCTAAAACTAGCGATTCTTTTTTATTTATCTTTTACGGCGAAGAATTCCCGCAACAAAAAACTCAAAACGCGTCTTTATCAAATTGTCGAAGCCATTGGACGCTGGTCGATGCTCGATATTTTTCTGCTCGCAGTCCTAGTTGCGATTATGAAATTGGGCCCTTGGACAACAGTTCGTCCTGAAATCGGCTCCGTGATGTTTGCTTTAGTTGTGATTTTCACAATGCTCGCCTCTGCATATTTCGACCCGCAAATTATTTGGGAAGATGAAAATGGCAAAGAGACTTAAATCCATTTTTTCACTCTTTCGTTCTAACTGGTTTGTATGGCTTTTTCCTTTATTTGCCATCGGGATATCCGCTTGGCTTTTTGTGGAGTATCTTGATGAGCGCGGGCCCATGATTAAAATTTCTTTTGACGATGGGGCTTCGATCCAGCCAGACAAAACATACATTCGCTTTCGTGGAGTTCCGATTGGCGTCGTTAAAAAAATTGAAATCTCTGACGACCGTAAGTCCGTCATCGCTTACGCAAGACTTAAGAAAGCAGCCGCCGTGTTTGCTGTCGAGGGCTCTCGCTTTTGGCTGGTGGCACCTAAAGTCACTCTGCAAGGAGTCAGCGGTTTAGAAACCCTGACCGAAGGAACCTATATTGCCGTTCAGCCCGGTGATTCTGGAAACAGAATTAAAAAATATTTCAAAGGCAAAGAAGACTCTGACACCAAAGATCCTTTAGAGGACACCGTTTCATACTTTCTGGAATCTCCTAACGTGGATTCACTGAATGACGGCGACTCGGTGACATTTCGGGGGCTCAGAGTGGGCTCGATCACGAAAGTAAGCTTGAACAAGACCGGACAGCTCGCCATTGTGCAAATCAATGTTCCTTACAAATATGTGCGGTTGATCAGAACCAACACCGTGTTCTGGAAGAAAGTCGCTGTTCAAGCCCGACTTGGAATTTTCAAATCAGAACTTAAAATAAATTCCTTCGAGTCCATACTTCACGGCGGAGTGGAACTTTTCACACCGGAGACTCCCGGCGAGATAGCTAAGGCACAAAGCAAATTTCCGTTGCTGGCGGCTCCTCCCAAAGACTGGGAAAAGTGGAATCCAAAACTGACATCTGATTAAACGCAGTTTTGGTTTTTGTCTTTTTCCGGAAGATTTCCTTTTGGGATGAGCTTCTCCATTTTTTCTTCAAAATACCTTTTTGGAGGTCTGCATGAAAAAAATATTTTCTCTTTTTTGGATCACTCTCGCCTTTGCGGGATGTAATGACAACAGCTCTTCCACCACGAAGGGAAATCCATTTCAAAAACCGAGCGTAGACAATCCTCCAACTCTCACCCGGACGGATTTTCTTACGGGACTTGATTCTCCCTGGGATATGGCGTTTACGCCCGATGGAACCATGTTCTTTACAGAAAAATGCAAAGGACTTTCAGTCAGAAAGAACGACGGAACTGTCGCGCATCTGTTTGGCACGACTGGCGCCTCCCTGGTTGCTGAAGATCTTTTTTGCGAAGGTCAGTCCGGAATGAATGGCGTAGCTCTTGATCCTGACTACGCTAACAACAGAACTCTTTACGTTTACATGGCTTCAAATCTCTCGACGAACCCAAGAACGAATCGTGTCGTTAAACTTGTCGTCGATTCGGATTTTGGCACAGCCTCTGAGCGAACTGATATCGTGACGGATATTTCCTATAAGAACGCCGCGAACAATTGGGGAAGTGCCGGTTCACACAGTGGCGGTCGTATTCGTTTCGGTCCCGATGGGTTCCTCTACATAACAACGGGAGACAATCACAACGGTCCCCTTCCGCAAGACGCAAACAAACTGGGCGGAAAAGTTTTGCGCGTGACGACTGCAGGTGCTGCGGCTCCGGGAAATACTCCACCCGCAGGAGGCGATGCCCGCATTTTTACTTATGGGCATCGAAATCCGCAGGGTATCTCTTTTCACCCGGCGACAGCACAGCCTTTTATTTCAGAACATGGTCCTGAACACAGCGATGAGGTGACCCCTCTTGTTGTGGGTGGCAACGGAGGCTGGGATCCGAAACCAGATCCAGGTGTTACTTGACAATTACTGCGGTTACATCTCGAATAATAAAGAAGGTATTCCGACCCCCATGACGGATCTAAAAAAGTTTCCGAATGCGATGAAGCCGGTCAAAGTCTACGCGGACTCTATTGGCATGAGTGATTCCACTTTCTTAACGGGTCCTCAATGGAAAGGCTGGAGTAACGCTATGGCCGTGGGATCTCTCGCAGGCCAAAAAGTGGATATCCTGATTATGGATGAAAAAGGCGAAGTCTCTGAAACCGTGAAAGCGGATTTGCCTGACGCTCGCATGCGGGCTTTGGTGCAAGGACCTGATGGAAGCCTTTATATTGCCACCGACGAAGGCACTATTTGGAAGGTAACGCCTCAATAAAAAAAGAGGGGCCTTGGCCCCTCTTTTCATTATCCAACGGCATTTTCCAGAAGGATCAGAATAATTCCGATAATAGACCCGCCGGCGATCACTCCTGCAGCGAGCGTTTCCTGATTGTCTACGAAGGCACGATAGCCAAAGCTATTTGTATCCTTGAAGCGTTTGCGCGCAATCCAGAATAATAAAGTTCCCAAAGCCATTGACCACGCATCGACAAAACGCAAAACAAAACCTAAACCCAATCCCACACCTGAAAGCGGAAAGCGTCCTTTTGTTTTTTTATTTAGAATCTCGATGACAATTCCAAGAATCGCACCAATCGCAGCGGCTCCTTGTGCTGTCGGATGTAAATTGCTTAAGCCCTTTGTTAGAACTTCTGCGACACCTTTCCAAATGGAGGCGCCCGGAAGCGGCAGACTTTCTGACGTGAATAACGAGATGTCTCCGTGGAATAGAGAATAGAAAACGGGTACTGCCACCAATCCACCGGCAAAAATTCCTAAGATGTGACCGATAGCCTGGTGACGAGGTTTACCACCCAGCATGTAAGCCGGTTTAATGTCCATCAAGAGATTGCTCGCATTCAACGAAACTTCAGAGGTGATTCCGGCTGTCATCAAATTTGTCGTCACGTTACCAGGGGCTGCAATTCCATAAGTAATCTGTGTGAGTTTTCCTAAAGCCCCGCCTGGTGTGATACCGGTAAGTCCCGTCGACGTCACGGCGATCAATGTGAAAATGAAAACCAGAGGAATCGCAAGAAGGCCTAGCCAATAGTGAATTCCAAACCACATATGACCTAGATAAACGACAATGGCGCCCACAACCGGGATGCCTACTGCGAAAATCCACATTGGAAGTTCGATCTTCTCCAAGGCATCCACTTTTGTTTTTTTCTTCGAAAAACTTTTACGGAAAGTTTCAACGATGATTTGCGGTTTAGAGAAGAATGCAAACAAGGACGAAGTCGTCATGACCGCGGCGCCGCCCCACAAAGCCCACATCGTAATCGCTTTGAACTTCGCTTCGGGGATAATGCCCATGTTAATAAGAACAGGTGCACACACGAAATAGTTAATAAAACCACCAAGCAGAATCGA
This region of Bdellovibrio sp. 22V genomic DNA includes:
- a CDS encoding ATP-binding cassette domain-containing protein, whose amino-acid sequence is MISTSNVSLRFGGKKLFEDVNVKFTPGNCYGLIGANGAGKSTFLKVLSKEIEPNTGEVHIAADLRLSILKQDHYAYDNFTVLKTVLMGNSKLYKVMEEKDALYAKADFSEADGVRASELETEFAELNGWEAESEAGVMLAGLGIHEDAHQKLMKEMNAGEKVKVLLAQALFGKPDILLLDEPTNHLDIYAIQWLEEFLFNFENTVIVISHDRHFLNKVCTHIADIDYGKVTTYTGNYDFWREASELKQRLLSDQNKKSAEKAEELKSFIARFSANASKSRQASSRQKQLEKLEFNDLPASSRRQPFIGFDIKRELGNDVLTVQGLTKTFEGETLLKNVNFTLKKGDKVVLLGKNDLAKTLLLEIIAGEMNADAGSYTWGITTNRSYFPTDNSKYFQGEEATLVDWLRQYSEDKDESFLRGFLGKMLFSGNDALKQPNVLSGGEKVRCMFSKMMLSGANILILDGPTNHLDLESITAVNEGLKRFKGTVIFTSHDHELIQTVANRVIELEGGVVYDNHITYEEYLALKK
- a CDS encoding extensin family protein; the encoded protein is MTKNNFTPHNFLKGNNTHFSKLTKMLASAVVLVSMSTLISCANASGDGDWASGEPDTSQGIPDTETPSPGTTTPTPSPVPTDPADPSIHFSMLPKIAQLAHGPGQTWNGCDKNAMVMGGYGSTTKCGNGTLHPAFAVHLNKHFFGCVEVAARAADMKQPDRVFLTHWGTYVNRNARNSSSLSMHALARAIDIVKFVVYDRDGKSVQISTNVKDFKGNTVKFYNSFRQCWKDTMPSKCRPGQREYSGSIGIPGSALGGNSLHNDHIHLSFPTCAG
- a CDS encoding L,D-transpeptidase; its protein translation is MKNVQQIASLALSLLLVISNPVAAQPVKGQPAQKDANTTNMIEELNPFDPNVEEILEYYDRIYEEETGKSAHLEDLDVNDIIGLASCYRSSCNVWAQVVKSSQRMYLYVNGSLRGSWAVSTGISGYGTPNFDRHPNGRIYDRYTSSKFPGGDYNGLGNMPYAVFITGGFALHGTPRGNWPKLGQRASHGCIRMHPDNAYMFNRLVRQYGKTNVWITVQ
- a CDS encoding paraquat-inducible protein A: MEQSNGFVVCHVCSRHIPIENGKDNSVVCDRCGARNRIKPKTTQLTLAYSLTALILYLPANVFPFMTIELYGNRNTSTIWTGIVALMDTGYWPIAVIVFLASLVIPFLKLAILFYLSFTAKNSRNKKLKTRLYQIVEAIGRWSMLDIFLLAVLVAIMKLGPWTTVRPEIGSVMFALVVIFTMLASAYFDPQIIWEDENGKET
- a CDS encoding MlaD family protein — its product is MAKRLKSIFSLFRSNWFVWLFPLFAIGISAWLFVEYLDERGPMIKISFDDGASIQPDKTYIRFRGVPIGVVKKIEISDDRKSVIAYARLKKAAAVFAVEGSRFWLVAPKVTLQGVSGLETLTEGTYIAVQPGDSGNRIKKYFKGKEDSDTKDPLEDTVSYFLESPNVDSLNDGDSVTFRGLRVGSITKVSLNKTGQLAIVQINVPYKYVRLIRTNTVFWKKVAVQARLGIFKSELKINSFESILHGGVELFTPETPGEIAKAQSKFPLLAAPPKDWEKWNPKLTSD
- a CDS encoding PQQ-dependent sugar dehydrogenase yields the protein MKKIFSLFWITLAFAGCNDNSSSTTKGNPFQKPSVDNPPTLTRTDFLTGLDSPWDMAFTPDGTMFFTEKCKGLSVRKNDGTVAHLFGTTGASLVAEDLFCEGQSGMNGVALDPDYANNRTLYVYMASNLSTNPRTNRVVKLVVDSDFGTASERTDIVTDISYKNAANNWGSAGSHSGGRIRFGPDGFLYITTGDNHNGPLPQDANKLGGKVLRVTTAGAAAPGNTPPAGGDARIFTYGHRNPQGISFHPATAQPFISEHGPEHSDEVTPLVVGGNGGWDPKPDPGVT
- a CDS encoding PQQ-dependent sugar dehydrogenase codes for the protein MLLDNYCGYISNNKEGIPTPMTDLKKFPNAMKPVKVYADSIGMSDSTFLTGPQWKGWSNAMAVGSLAGQKVDILIMDEKGEVSETVKADLPDARMRALVQGPDGSLYIATDEGTIWKVTPQ
- a CDS encoding OPT/YSL family transporter, with product MIKELSEDQVHSMTLAEKDEWWLKNVYKGDMPQLNLRSALTGMILGGILSLTNLYIGIKTGWTLGVGISSVILSYAFFKLMSKLKLGSHMTILENNAMQSIATSAGYMTAPMMASIPAYMMVTGEVIPMWQTFWWIVALAILGVLFAFPLKKRFINEEQMPFPEGYAAGVVLDSLHSEEGKQGMFKAKLLMAGASLSALIEFLRADTILGAIKLKFLALPHYWDDFIYKFATPKILGSPLKDLTIQFDTSIVMMGTGGLMSMKTAMSILLGGFINYFVCAPVLINMGIIPEAKFKAITMWALWGGAAVMTTSSLFAFFSKPQIIVETFRKSFSKKKTKVDALEKIELPMWIFAVGIPVVGAIVVYLGHMWFGIHYWLGLLAIPLVFIFTLIAVTSTGLTGITPGGALGKLTQITYGIAAPGNVTTNLMTAGITSEVSLNASNLLMDIKPAYMLGGKPRHQAIGHILGIFAGGLVAVPVFYSLFHGDISLFTSESLPLPGASIWKGVAEVLTKGLSNLHPTAQGAAAIGAILGIVIEILNKKTKGRFPLSGVGLGLGFVLRFVDAWSMALGTLLFWIARKRFKDTNSFGYRAFVDNQETLAAGVIAGGSIIGIILILLENAVG